One genomic region from Magallana gigas chromosome 3, xbMagGiga1.1, whole genome shotgun sequence encodes:
- the LOC105329578 gene encoding protein tiptop isoform X1, with translation MSVQNPERSRKKKMRELKKHDEVSKLASDDDQGSEGDNEDEASDNDGKLENLRPNQEPTFTSEDASVSSEREQDSPVVFKEESCDSFVNKENSSENTLDLKENSEQTTFENLSENSNGDKMTLKKEEGCKSDSEKRSETPPLKRLMRQDPLPLFMSEKGPSPPKKIYRDELYYKKLAVPYFATPSMVKHAPTHPRQAILKSKHYSNKFPKYFNPSVPCSFQKNHSEDQPLDLSTKGSNKSSLFVDTKKSAGKYTNGFLSNSSSLQSLQRRFGGMAGFRSSRRPMSGILTGIPPTFSQKSHSNSHKHFNIDFAGGQSLKTENKSKDSKNADSKEKIKIEEELKSSTEKDQNSNFTKKTKESSEYLEKDENNRYTVHKCSCQKTFSTLYGLSLHLQESGHLPAGTKQTNLMEYPKLVRGQDMWLNQESEQTKKILRCIQCGESFKSLPMLTVHMMQTQHYTKIVTSEHGRRSHKCSVYCDRDLDRECIFKCKVCNSAYSDMEGLANHMVLSGHHKKKMHQNSPYSDFKLKLPQKRYLREEFMDSCVSPLGSTQEESRAKICRQSSPSSDQSKSPSSQGTTEDSRITCENCNDKIETGKFVDHVRVCLLLSKYDANFKTSVKKETVERKEDGSVEVGIEKPLHSNKDSENESKEMSADENAEVKVKLEVDDGDECTKEDDNREDKTDSSCLVKNDDDCRECKKLDIIDPNHGSGDENKEQSSALSAMESFIQRSFKSEFNYRRGSIKMSSLPKAQSAQTAHLKPLERSSPSIRLERYQKYFQYLYPNEPDQKVSSSEEKLSGDIGKLEKMCEEVHGAKSPNPEQSRKSQSTPKPEISGEILSSKYLNLDEEEKSKDSSPPSSSSSKSSALDSLSSFVYSQSLTSEHPLDSLQKLFTNSNIPRILPSSSLKNFDPVESPMPTAPLNLSIRRETNDEDLDMSDGKDSFSDQESSHSSDSEANMDYRCAACSRHFASKGSYRYHLSRCHLSSVKKYGIKEAFNMSPYIYLPLDHTAKFSKYYEMAQELANKGK, from the exons ATGTCTGTTCAAAACCCTGAAAGAAGCAGGAAGAAGAAAATGAGAGAGCTGAAAAAACATGATGAAGTATCAAAATTAG CCTCTGACGACGATCAAGGATCTGAAGGGGACAATGAGGATGAGGCATCAGATAATGACGGAAAGTTAGAAAACTTGAGACCCAATCAAGAGCCCACGTTTACATCGGAGGACGCAAGCGTATCCTCAGAAAGAGAACAAGATTCACCAGTCGTATTCAAGGAGGAGAGTTGTGATAGTTTTGTGAACAAGGAAAATTCATCAGAAAATACTCTGGATCTTAAGGAAAATTCAGAGCAGACgacatttgaaaatttgagtGAAAATTCAAATGGTGATAAAATGACTCTCAAAAAGGAAGAGGGTTGCAAGAGTGATTCCGAGAAACGTTCGGAAACTCCACCATTAAAACGACTAATGAGGCAAGATCCTTTGCCATTGTTTATGAGTGAGAAAGGACCATCACCACCCAAAAAAATTTACAGAGACGAACTCTATTACAAAAAACTAGCCGTCCCGTACTTTGCAACACCATCCATGGTCAAACATGCACCCACCCATCCAAGACAAGCCATTCTGAAATCCAAACATTATTCCAACAAATTcccaaaatatttcaatccaTCTGTTCCATGTTCATTCCAGAAAAACCATTCAGAGGATCAACCATTGGACTTGTCTACAAAAGGATCCAACAAATCCAGTCTGTTTGTGGACACAAAGAAATCGGCCGGGAAGTACACCAACGGATTCCTCTCCAACAGTTCTAGTCTTCAAAGTCTCCAGAGGCGATTTGGTGGGATGGCTGGTTTCCGCTCCAGTCGCAGACCCATGAGTGGAATTCTCACTGGAATACCTCCCACGTTTTCTCAGAAATCTCATTCAAATTCTCACAAACATTTCAACATAGATTTTGCGGGAGGTCAAAGtcttaaaactgaaaataaatccAAAGACTCAAAGAACGCAGACTCAAaggagaaaattaaaattgaggAAGAGTTGAAATCTTCAACTGAGAAAGATCAGAATTCAAACTTTACcaagaaaacaaaagaaagttcGGAGTATTTGGAGAAAGACGAAAATAACAGATATACTGTTCACAAGTGTTCATGTCAGAAGACCTTCAGCACTCTCTATGGTTTGAGTCTTCACCTTCAGGAATCAGGGCATTTACCTGCAGGGACGAAACAAACCAACTTAATGGAGTACCCAAAGTTAGTCAGGGGACAGGATATGTGGCTAAACCAGGAATCGGAGCAAACCAAAAAGATCCTGAGATGCATACAGTGCGGTGAGTCTTTTAAGTCCCTACCCATGCTAACTGTTCATATGATGCAGACACAACATTACACCAAGATCGTCACATCCGAACATGGAAGGAGATCTCACAAATGTTCGGTGTATTGTGATCGGGACTTGGACAGGGAGTGTATTTTTAAGTGTAAAGTGTGTAATAGTGCTTACAGCGATATGGAAGGCTTAGCAAACCATATGGTGCTCTCTGGGCATCACAAAAAAAAGATGCACCAAAACTCGCCGTATTCCGATTTTAAATTGAAACTGCCGCAGAAAAGATATTTGCGTGAGGAATTCATGGATAGCTGTGTGTCACCCTTAGGGAGCACACAGGAGGAATCTCGGGCAAAAATATGCAGACAGAGTTCACCATCAAGCGATCAGTCCAAGAGTCCCAGTTCGCAGGGAACAACTGAGGACAGCAGAATCACGTGTGAAAACTGTAACGATAAGATAGAGACTGGGAAATTTGTTGATCATGTCCGAGTCTGTTTACTGTTGTCAAAATATGATGCAAACTTTAAAACTTCAGTCAAGAAAGAGACAGTAGAAAGAAAAGAAGATGGGAGTGTCGAGGTAGGCATTGAAAAACCGTTGCATAGCAACAAAGATTCAGAGAACGAATCCAAAGAAATGTCTGCAGATGAAAATGCTGAAGTGAAAGTGAAACTAGAGGTAGATGATGGTGATGAATGTACAAAAGAAGACGACAACAGAGAAGACAAAACTGACTCTTCTTGTTTAGTGAAAAACGATGATGATTGCAGAGAATGCAAAAAGTTGGACATTATAGACCCAAACCATGGGAGTGGTGATGAAAATAAAGAGCAAAGTTCGGCATTATCCGCAATGGAGAGTTTTATTCAGAGGAGCTTCAAATCAGAGTTTAATTACCGAAGAGGCTCCATAAAAATGAGCTCTTTGCCTAAGGCTCAATCAGCCCAAACAGCCCATTTGAAACCCTTGGAACGATCTAGTCCATCCATAAGACTGGAAAGATATCAGAAATATTTCCAGTACCTCTACCCCAATGAGCCAGATCAAAAAGTCTCTTCCTCAGAGGAGAAATTGTCTGGAGATATTGGAAAGCTGGAGAAAATGTGTGAGGAGGTGCACGGGGCAAAAAGTCCAAACCCCGAACAATCAAGAAAGTCTCAGAGCACCCCCAAACCAGAGATCAGTGGTGAAATCCTCAGTAGCAAATATCTCAATTTGGACGAGGAAGAGAAAAGCAAAGACTCCTCCCCtccctcctcctcctcctcaaaATCCTCAGCCTTAGATTCTCTCAGCAGTTTTGTGTATAGCCAGTCGTTGACCAGTGAGCACCCCTTAGATAGTCTCCAGAAACTCTTCACCAATAGTAACATTCCTAGAATCCTCCCCTCCAGTTCATTGAAAAACTTCGATCCAGTCGAATCTCCCATGCCAACTGCTCCGTTGAATCTCTCCATAAGAAGGGAAACAAATGACGAGGACTTGGACATGTCCGATGGCAAAGACAGTTTCTCTGATCAAGAGAGCAGCCACAGCAGTGATAGTGAGGCTAACATGGACTACCGCTGTGCCGCCTGCAGTCGCCACTTTGCCTCCAAAGGCTCTTACAGATACCACCTTAGTCGCTGCCATCTCTCTTCAGTCAAAAAGTACGGAATCAAAGAAGCCTTCAATATGAGCCCTTACATCTACCTCCCTCTGGATCACACTGCCAAATTCTCCAAGTATTATGAAATGGCTCAGGAGCTCGCTAACAAAGGGAAGTAA
- the LOC105329578 gene encoding protein tiptop isoform X4, whose translation MLWWSTEVREWKLASDDDQGSEGDNEDEASDNDGKLENLRPNQEPTFTSEDASVSSEREQDSPVVFKEESCDSFVNKENSSENTLDLKENSEQTTFENLSENSNGDKMTLKKEEGCKSDSEKRSETPPLKRLMRQDPLPLFMSEKGPSPPKKIYRDELYYKKLAVPYFATPSMVKHAPTHPRQAILKSKHYSNKFPKYFNPSVPCSFQKNHSEDQPLDLSTKGSNKSSLFVDTKKSAGKYTNGFLSNSSSLQSLQRRFGGMAGFRSSRRPMSGILTGIPPTFSQKSHSNSHKHFNIDFAGGQSLKTENKSKDSKNADSKEKIKIEEELKSSTEKDQNSNFTKKTKESSEYLEKDENNRYTVHKCSCQKTFSTLYGLSLHLQESGHLPAGTKQTNLMEYPKLVRGQDMWLNQESEQTKKILRCIQCGESFKSLPMLTVHMMQTQHYTKIVTSEHGRRSHKCSVYCDRDLDRECIFKCKVCNSAYSDMEGLANHMVLSGHHKKKMHQNSPYSDFKLKLPQKRYLREEFMDSCVSPLGSTQEESRAKICRQSSPSSDQSKSPSSQGTTEDSRITCENCNDKIETGKFVDHVRVCLLLSKYDANFKTSVKKETVERKEDGSVEVGIEKPLHSNKDSENESKEMSADENAEVKVKLEVDDGDECTKEDDNREDKTDSSCLVKNDDDCRECKKLDIIDPNHGSGDENKEQSSALSAMESFIQRSFKSEFNYRRGSIKMSSLPKAQSAQTAHLKPLERSSPSIRLERYQKYFQYLYPNEPDQKVSSSEEKLSGDIGKLEKMCEEVHGAKSPNPEQSRKSQSTPKPEISGEILSSKYLNLDEEEKSKDSSPPSSSSSKSSALDSLSSFVYSQSLTSEHPLDSLQKLFTNSNIPRILPSSSLKNFDPVESPMPTAPLNLSIRRETNDEDLDMSDGKDSFSDQESSHSSDSEANMDYRCAACSRHFASKGSYRYHLSRCHLSSVKKYGIKEAFNMSPYIYLPLDHTAKFSKYYEMAQELANKGK comes from the exons ATGCTCTGGTGGAGCACAGAAGTCAGGGAATGGAAGTTGG CCTCTGACGACGATCAAGGATCTGAAGGGGACAATGAGGATGAGGCATCAGATAATGACGGAAAGTTAGAAAACTTGAGACCCAATCAAGAGCCCACGTTTACATCGGAGGACGCAAGCGTATCCTCAGAAAGAGAACAAGATTCACCAGTCGTATTCAAGGAGGAGAGTTGTGATAGTTTTGTGAACAAGGAAAATTCATCAGAAAATACTCTGGATCTTAAGGAAAATTCAGAGCAGACgacatttgaaaatttgagtGAAAATTCAAATGGTGATAAAATGACTCTCAAAAAGGAAGAGGGTTGCAAGAGTGATTCCGAGAAACGTTCGGAAACTCCACCATTAAAACGACTAATGAGGCAAGATCCTTTGCCATTGTTTATGAGTGAGAAAGGACCATCACCACCCAAAAAAATTTACAGAGACGAACTCTATTACAAAAAACTAGCCGTCCCGTACTTTGCAACACCATCCATGGTCAAACATGCACCCACCCATCCAAGACAAGCCATTCTGAAATCCAAACATTATTCCAACAAATTcccaaaatatttcaatccaTCTGTTCCATGTTCATTCCAGAAAAACCATTCAGAGGATCAACCATTGGACTTGTCTACAAAAGGATCCAACAAATCCAGTCTGTTTGTGGACACAAAGAAATCGGCCGGGAAGTACACCAACGGATTCCTCTCCAACAGTTCTAGTCTTCAAAGTCTCCAGAGGCGATTTGGTGGGATGGCTGGTTTCCGCTCCAGTCGCAGACCCATGAGTGGAATTCTCACTGGAATACCTCCCACGTTTTCTCAGAAATCTCATTCAAATTCTCACAAACATTTCAACATAGATTTTGCGGGAGGTCAAAGtcttaaaactgaaaataaatccAAAGACTCAAAGAACGCAGACTCAAaggagaaaattaaaattgaggAAGAGTTGAAATCTTCAACTGAGAAAGATCAGAATTCAAACTTTACcaagaaaacaaaagaaagttcGGAGTATTTGGAGAAAGACGAAAATAACAGATATACTGTTCACAAGTGTTCATGTCAGAAGACCTTCAGCACTCTCTATGGTTTGAGTCTTCACCTTCAGGAATCAGGGCATTTACCTGCAGGGACGAAACAAACCAACTTAATGGAGTACCCAAAGTTAGTCAGGGGACAGGATATGTGGCTAAACCAGGAATCGGAGCAAACCAAAAAGATCCTGAGATGCATACAGTGCGGTGAGTCTTTTAAGTCCCTACCCATGCTAACTGTTCATATGATGCAGACACAACATTACACCAAGATCGTCACATCCGAACATGGAAGGAGATCTCACAAATGTTCGGTGTATTGTGATCGGGACTTGGACAGGGAGTGTATTTTTAAGTGTAAAGTGTGTAATAGTGCTTACAGCGATATGGAAGGCTTAGCAAACCATATGGTGCTCTCTGGGCATCACAAAAAAAAGATGCACCAAAACTCGCCGTATTCCGATTTTAAATTGAAACTGCCGCAGAAAAGATATTTGCGTGAGGAATTCATGGATAGCTGTGTGTCACCCTTAGGGAGCACACAGGAGGAATCTCGGGCAAAAATATGCAGACAGAGTTCACCATCAAGCGATCAGTCCAAGAGTCCCAGTTCGCAGGGAACAACTGAGGACAGCAGAATCACGTGTGAAAACTGTAACGATAAGATAGAGACTGGGAAATTTGTTGATCATGTCCGAGTCTGTTTACTGTTGTCAAAATATGATGCAAACTTTAAAACTTCAGTCAAGAAAGAGACAGTAGAAAGAAAAGAAGATGGGAGTGTCGAGGTAGGCATTGAAAAACCGTTGCATAGCAACAAAGATTCAGAGAACGAATCCAAAGAAATGTCTGCAGATGAAAATGCTGAAGTGAAAGTGAAACTAGAGGTAGATGATGGTGATGAATGTACAAAAGAAGACGACAACAGAGAAGACAAAACTGACTCTTCTTGTTTAGTGAAAAACGATGATGATTGCAGAGAATGCAAAAAGTTGGACATTATAGACCCAAACCATGGGAGTGGTGATGAAAATAAAGAGCAAAGTTCGGCATTATCCGCAATGGAGAGTTTTATTCAGAGGAGCTTCAAATCAGAGTTTAATTACCGAAGAGGCTCCATAAAAATGAGCTCTTTGCCTAAGGCTCAATCAGCCCAAACAGCCCATTTGAAACCCTTGGAACGATCTAGTCCATCCATAAGACTGGAAAGATATCAGAAATATTTCCAGTACCTCTACCCCAATGAGCCAGATCAAAAAGTCTCTTCCTCAGAGGAGAAATTGTCTGGAGATATTGGAAAGCTGGAGAAAATGTGTGAGGAGGTGCACGGGGCAAAAAGTCCAAACCCCGAACAATCAAGAAAGTCTCAGAGCACCCCCAAACCAGAGATCAGTGGTGAAATCCTCAGTAGCAAATATCTCAATTTGGACGAGGAAGAGAAAAGCAAAGACTCCTCCCCtccctcctcctcctcctcaaaATCCTCAGCCTTAGATTCTCTCAGCAGTTTTGTGTATAGCCAGTCGTTGACCAGTGAGCACCCCTTAGATAGTCTCCAGAAACTCTTCACCAATAGTAACATTCCTAGAATCCTCCCCTCCAGTTCATTGAAAAACTTCGATCCAGTCGAATCTCCCATGCCAACTGCTCCGTTGAATCTCTCCATAAGAAGGGAAACAAATGACGAGGACTTGGACATGTCCGATGGCAAAGACAGTTTCTCTGATCAAGAGAGCAGCCACAGCAGTGATAGTGAGGCTAACATGGACTACCGCTGTGCCGCCTGCAGTCGCCACTTTGCCTCCAAAGGCTCTTACAGATACCACCTTAGTCGCTGCCATCTCTCTTCAGTCAAAAAGTACGGAATCAAAGAAGCCTTCAATATGAGCCCTTACATCTACCTCCCTCTGGATCACACTGCCAAATTCTCCAAGTATTATGAAATGGCTCAGGAGCTCGCTAACAAAGGGAAGTAA
- the LOC105329578 gene encoding protein tiptop isoform X2: MKTKSMPRRKQVQPKRLQSSDDDQGSEGDNEDEASDNDGKLENLRPNQEPTFTSEDASVSSEREQDSPVVFKEESCDSFVNKENSSENTLDLKENSEQTTFENLSENSNGDKMTLKKEEGCKSDSEKRSETPPLKRLMRQDPLPLFMSEKGPSPPKKIYRDELYYKKLAVPYFATPSMVKHAPTHPRQAILKSKHYSNKFPKYFNPSVPCSFQKNHSEDQPLDLSTKGSNKSSLFVDTKKSAGKYTNGFLSNSSSLQSLQRRFGGMAGFRSSRRPMSGILTGIPPTFSQKSHSNSHKHFNIDFAGGQSLKTENKSKDSKNADSKEKIKIEEELKSSTEKDQNSNFTKKTKESSEYLEKDENNRYTVHKCSCQKTFSTLYGLSLHLQESGHLPAGTKQTNLMEYPKLVRGQDMWLNQESEQTKKILRCIQCGESFKSLPMLTVHMMQTQHYTKIVTSEHGRRSHKCSVYCDRDLDRECIFKCKVCNSAYSDMEGLANHMVLSGHHKKKMHQNSPYSDFKLKLPQKRYLREEFMDSCVSPLGSTQEESRAKICRQSSPSSDQSKSPSSQGTTEDSRITCENCNDKIETGKFVDHVRVCLLLSKYDANFKTSVKKETVERKEDGSVEVGIEKPLHSNKDSENESKEMSADENAEVKVKLEVDDGDECTKEDDNREDKTDSSCLVKNDDDCRECKKLDIIDPNHGSGDENKEQSSALSAMESFIQRSFKSEFNYRRGSIKMSSLPKAQSAQTAHLKPLERSSPSIRLERYQKYFQYLYPNEPDQKVSSSEEKLSGDIGKLEKMCEEVHGAKSPNPEQSRKSQSTPKPEISGEILSSKYLNLDEEEKSKDSSPPSSSSSKSSALDSLSSFVYSQSLTSEHPLDSLQKLFTNSNIPRILPSSSLKNFDPVESPMPTAPLNLSIRRETNDEDLDMSDGKDSFSDQESSHSSDSEANMDYRCAACSRHFASKGSYRYHLSRCHLSSVKKYGIKEAFNMSPYIYLPLDHTAKFSKYYEMAQELANKGK; encoded by the coding sequence CCTCTGACGACGATCAAGGATCTGAAGGGGACAATGAGGATGAGGCATCAGATAATGACGGAAAGTTAGAAAACTTGAGACCCAATCAAGAGCCCACGTTTACATCGGAGGACGCAAGCGTATCCTCAGAAAGAGAACAAGATTCACCAGTCGTATTCAAGGAGGAGAGTTGTGATAGTTTTGTGAACAAGGAAAATTCATCAGAAAATACTCTGGATCTTAAGGAAAATTCAGAGCAGACgacatttgaaaatttgagtGAAAATTCAAATGGTGATAAAATGACTCTCAAAAAGGAAGAGGGTTGCAAGAGTGATTCCGAGAAACGTTCGGAAACTCCACCATTAAAACGACTAATGAGGCAAGATCCTTTGCCATTGTTTATGAGTGAGAAAGGACCATCACCACCCAAAAAAATTTACAGAGACGAACTCTATTACAAAAAACTAGCCGTCCCGTACTTTGCAACACCATCCATGGTCAAACATGCACCCACCCATCCAAGACAAGCCATTCTGAAATCCAAACATTATTCCAACAAATTcccaaaatatttcaatccaTCTGTTCCATGTTCATTCCAGAAAAACCATTCAGAGGATCAACCATTGGACTTGTCTACAAAAGGATCCAACAAATCCAGTCTGTTTGTGGACACAAAGAAATCGGCCGGGAAGTACACCAACGGATTCCTCTCCAACAGTTCTAGTCTTCAAAGTCTCCAGAGGCGATTTGGTGGGATGGCTGGTTTCCGCTCCAGTCGCAGACCCATGAGTGGAATTCTCACTGGAATACCTCCCACGTTTTCTCAGAAATCTCATTCAAATTCTCACAAACATTTCAACATAGATTTTGCGGGAGGTCAAAGtcttaaaactgaaaataaatccAAAGACTCAAAGAACGCAGACTCAAaggagaaaattaaaattgaggAAGAGTTGAAATCTTCAACTGAGAAAGATCAGAATTCAAACTTTACcaagaaaacaaaagaaagttcGGAGTATTTGGAGAAAGACGAAAATAACAGATATACTGTTCACAAGTGTTCATGTCAGAAGACCTTCAGCACTCTCTATGGTTTGAGTCTTCACCTTCAGGAATCAGGGCATTTACCTGCAGGGACGAAACAAACCAACTTAATGGAGTACCCAAAGTTAGTCAGGGGACAGGATATGTGGCTAAACCAGGAATCGGAGCAAACCAAAAAGATCCTGAGATGCATACAGTGCGGTGAGTCTTTTAAGTCCCTACCCATGCTAACTGTTCATATGATGCAGACACAACATTACACCAAGATCGTCACATCCGAACATGGAAGGAGATCTCACAAATGTTCGGTGTATTGTGATCGGGACTTGGACAGGGAGTGTATTTTTAAGTGTAAAGTGTGTAATAGTGCTTACAGCGATATGGAAGGCTTAGCAAACCATATGGTGCTCTCTGGGCATCACAAAAAAAAGATGCACCAAAACTCGCCGTATTCCGATTTTAAATTGAAACTGCCGCAGAAAAGATATTTGCGTGAGGAATTCATGGATAGCTGTGTGTCACCCTTAGGGAGCACACAGGAGGAATCTCGGGCAAAAATATGCAGACAGAGTTCACCATCAAGCGATCAGTCCAAGAGTCCCAGTTCGCAGGGAACAACTGAGGACAGCAGAATCACGTGTGAAAACTGTAACGATAAGATAGAGACTGGGAAATTTGTTGATCATGTCCGAGTCTGTTTACTGTTGTCAAAATATGATGCAAACTTTAAAACTTCAGTCAAGAAAGAGACAGTAGAAAGAAAAGAAGATGGGAGTGTCGAGGTAGGCATTGAAAAACCGTTGCATAGCAACAAAGATTCAGAGAACGAATCCAAAGAAATGTCTGCAGATGAAAATGCTGAAGTGAAAGTGAAACTAGAGGTAGATGATGGTGATGAATGTACAAAAGAAGACGACAACAGAGAAGACAAAACTGACTCTTCTTGTTTAGTGAAAAACGATGATGATTGCAGAGAATGCAAAAAGTTGGACATTATAGACCCAAACCATGGGAGTGGTGATGAAAATAAAGAGCAAAGTTCGGCATTATCCGCAATGGAGAGTTTTATTCAGAGGAGCTTCAAATCAGAGTTTAATTACCGAAGAGGCTCCATAAAAATGAGCTCTTTGCCTAAGGCTCAATCAGCCCAAACAGCCCATTTGAAACCCTTGGAACGATCTAGTCCATCCATAAGACTGGAAAGATATCAGAAATATTTCCAGTACCTCTACCCCAATGAGCCAGATCAAAAAGTCTCTTCCTCAGAGGAGAAATTGTCTGGAGATATTGGAAAGCTGGAGAAAATGTGTGAGGAGGTGCACGGGGCAAAAAGTCCAAACCCCGAACAATCAAGAAAGTCTCAGAGCACCCCCAAACCAGAGATCAGTGGTGAAATCCTCAGTAGCAAATATCTCAATTTGGACGAGGAAGAGAAAAGCAAAGACTCCTCCCCtccctcctcctcctcctcaaaATCCTCAGCCTTAGATTCTCTCAGCAGTTTTGTGTATAGCCAGTCGTTGACCAGTGAGCACCCCTTAGATAGTCTCCAGAAACTCTTCACCAATAGTAACATTCCTAGAATCCTCCCCTCCAGTTCATTGAAAAACTTCGATCCAGTCGAATCTCCCATGCCAACTGCTCCGTTGAATCTCTCCATAAGAAGGGAAACAAATGACGAGGACTTGGACATGTCCGATGGCAAAGACAGTTTCTCTGATCAAGAGAGCAGCCACAGCAGTGATAGTGAGGCTAACATGGACTACCGCTGTGCCGCCTGCAGTCGCCACTTTGCCTCCAAAGGCTCTTACAGATACCACCTTAGTCGCTGCCATCTCTCTTCAGTCAAAAAGTACGGAATCAAAGAAGCCTTCAATATGAGCCCTTACATCTACCTCCCTCTGGATCACACTGCCAAATTCTCCAAGTATTATGAAATGGCTCAGGAGCTCGCTAACAAAGGGAAGTAA